One genomic window of Methyloceanibacter sp. wino2 includes the following:
- a CDS encoding GNAT family N-acetyltransferase — translation MSVDVAQVRPARPKDATALATAYEEAWRGAYQGIIPHLDLERMIARRGKGWWERVLQRRASVLVLDFGGQVAGYVTFGRCRVGRGPFRGEIFELYLCPTYQGLGLGTKLFEGARQKLQEWRLPGLLVWALADNEAACDFYLRLGGKPLAEGTEDFSGTSLRKIAFAWR, via the coding sequence ATGTCCGTCGATGTCGCTCAGGTGAGGCCGGCACGGCCAAAAGATGCAACCGCGCTTGCGACCGCTTACGAGGAAGCATGGCGCGGGGCCTATCAGGGCATTATTCCCCATCTCGATCTTGAACGAATGATCGCCCGCCGCGGCAAAGGCTGGTGGGAACGGGTGCTGCAGCGGCGCGCGTCCGTGCTCGTGCTCGACTTTGGCGGTCAGGTGGCGGGCTACGTCACCTTCGGGCGTTGCCGCGTCGGCCGCGGCCCCTTCCGCGGCGAGATCTTCGAGCTTTACCTCTGCCCCACCTATCAAGGGTTGGGACTCGGCACGAAGCTCTTTGAGGGCGCGCGACAGAAGCTCCAGGAATGGCGTCTCCCGGGCCTCCTGGTGTGGGCCCTCGCGGACAACGAAGCCGCGTGCGACTTCTACCTCAGGCTCGGCGGCAAGCCGCTTGCCGAGGGCACAGAGGACTTCAGCGGGACGAGCCTGCGCAAGATCGCATTCGCTTGGCGCTAG
- a CDS encoding bifunctional diguanylate cyclase/phosphodiesterase, producing the protein MAEFDKRDRWIMLGLVALGLFTVMAAVLSGGSAINYALEVEASNAAHAWGAKADKRIRGALDGSDALPEGEALHILDAAALRRHLTQDSDPAGSMPTISVNESHRKFADRLRWLTGGLLAADPGRSGEDAVSKMEGFAVLSPRGEPMAVGGPLAPDVLTRTLQTDQNRAAIADAVALKEITVASLPGQDRKSLAIVPVIHNGNVAYLYAFEFDQSAAASLTNLALVVVTVTTGLLIIMGFSVPAAIASRRIRERWQAEDKIRYLAMHDSLTGLPNRLQFRYHLEQAVARAKRHDTKIAVFGLDLDRFKNVNDTLGHATGDALLEEVSARLVETLRDSDIVGRMGGDEFAVVAENITVPEDAMTLAQRICDALGAPYRVNGHEITTSASVGIALGPIANQPVEILMKNADLALYRAKQDGRNTFRFFEPAMDAALQRRRRLEHDLRNAIRKNQLYLDYQPQFGLSEGQLTGYEALVRWWHPTEGEIPPSTFVPIAEETGLIVPLGEWILKTACTYALGWPSDTKLAVNLSPAQFKTQDVFELVRRVLVETGLEPERLELEITESTILQNTDKVIDTLSRLDQLGVSIAMDDFGTGYSSLSYLTRFPVKKIKIDRSFIDTLGTNPQTSAIVSSIVGLGQSLHVTITAEGVETEGQAAMLKRWGCDQVQGYYFGRPEAEVPANPLEDEPLDRNVA; encoded by the coding sequence ATGGCAGAGTTCGACAAGCGCGACCGATGGATCATGCTCGGTCTTGTTGCGCTGGGGCTTTTCACCGTGATGGCGGCCGTTCTGTCAGGCGGATCGGCAATCAACTACGCGCTCGAGGTCGAGGCCAGCAACGCGGCGCACGCCTGGGGCGCCAAGGCCGACAAGCGCATTCGCGGCGCCCTGGATGGGTCGGACGCTCTGCCTGAGGGAGAGGCTCTACACATTCTCGATGCGGCAGCGCTGCGGCGGCACTTGACGCAGGACTCGGATCCGGCGGGCAGCATGCCGACGATTTCGGTCAATGAGAGCCATCGCAAGTTCGCCGACCGTCTTCGCTGGCTCACGGGCGGACTGCTTGCCGCCGATCCCGGACGCTCCGGCGAGGATGCCGTCAGCAAGATGGAAGGCTTTGCCGTGCTCAGCCCGAGAGGCGAGCCCATGGCTGTCGGCGGTCCGCTCGCGCCGGACGTCCTTACACGCACGCTCCAGACCGACCAGAACCGAGCCGCCATCGCCGACGCGGTTGCGCTGAAAGAGATCACGGTCGCCTCGTTGCCGGGACAAGATCGAAAGAGCCTCGCTATCGTTCCCGTGATCCACAACGGCAACGTGGCCTATCTCTATGCGTTCGAATTCGACCAGAGCGCGGCGGCTTCCCTCACGAACCTCGCCCTTGTCGTCGTGACCGTGACCACGGGCCTTCTGATCATCATGGGATTCTCGGTTCCGGCCGCCATCGCTTCGCGGCGCATTCGCGAACGTTGGCAGGCCGAGGACAAGATCCGCTACCTCGCCATGCACGATTCCCTGACCGGGCTGCCTAATCGGCTGCAGTTCCGCTACCACCTGGAACAGGCGGTCGCCCGCGCCAAGCGGCATGACACCAAGATTGCCGTCTTCGGCCTGGACTTGGACCGGTTCAAGAACGTCAACGACACCCTTGGCCACGCGACCGGCGACGCCTTGCTGGAAGAGGTGTCCGCCCGGCTGGTCGAGACCCTTCGCGACAGCGACATCGTCGGACGGATGGGCGGCGATGAGTTCGCCGTCGTCGCCGAGAACATCACGGTTCCGGAAGACGCCATGACCTTGGCCCAGCGCATCTGCGATGCGCTCGGAGCGCCGTATCGGGTCAACGGCCACGAGATCACCACCTCCGCCAGCGTCGGCATCGCCCTCGGGCCGATCGCCAATCAGCCGGTGGAAATCTTGATGAAGAATGCCGACTTGGCGCTCTACCGCGCCAAGCAGGACGGCCGCAATACGTTCCGCTTCTTCGAACCGGCCATGGACGCCGCGCTTCAGAGACGCCGCCGTCTGGAGCATGACCTGCGCAACGCCATCCGCAAGAACCAGCTCTATCTCGACTATCAGCCGCAGTTTGGTCTCAGCGAAGGCCAGCTCACCGGCTACGAGGCGCTCGTGCGCTGGTGGCACCCGACCGAGGGCGAAATCCCGCCGTCGACATTCGTGCCGATTGCCGAGGAGACGGGCCTCATCGTGCCTCTCGGCGAGTGGATCCTGAAGACCGCCTGCACGTACGCCTTGGGATGGCCGAGCGACACCAAGCTCGCCGTCAACCTGTCGCCCGCCCAGTTCAAGACACAAGATGTCTTCGAGCTCGTACGACGCGTGCTCGTGGAGACGGGCCTGGAGCCGGAACGCCTCGAGCTCGAGATCACGGAAAGCACCATCCTGCAAAATACCGACAAGGTCATCGACACGCTCAGCCGGCTGGACCAGCTTGGCGTTTCCATTGCGATGGACGACTTCGGCACCGGCTATTCGAGCCTGTCCTACCTGACCCGTTTCCCGGTCAAGAAGATCAAGATCGACCGATCCTTCATCGATACGCTCGGTACGAACCCGCAGACGAGTGCGATCGTCTCCAGCATTGTCGGCCTCGGCCAATCCTTGCATGTGACGATTACCGCCGAGGGTGTCGAAACCGAAGGGCAGGCGGCCATGCTGAAGCGCTGGGGCTGCGATCAGGTCCAGGGTTACTATTTCGGCCGGCCCGAGGCCGAGGTGCCCGCCAACCCGCTCGAAGACGAGCCGCTCGACCGCAACGTCGCGTAA